Proteins from a single region of Herpetosiphon gulosus:
- the recG gene encoding ATP-dependent DNA helicase RecG: MQANQHIIELGKTLAAEEKAGCDDTATNQGISIFLREWQAQHPQALHEPVVQGVLDALDGYSDLSHAEREARLSVALDRLRNLFRKQPKAPAEPVGAVPPIDTLLKNLQGIGPSTARSFARLDVHTLEDLLYHVPHRYDDFSKRKQICDLVVGETDTVIVTVDAIKSFNAKGRQGVEITVGDDTGVLKASWFRGTWMAKQFREGMRIVLSGKVSMFREMKSMSNPQWEPFVEDDLVHTGRLVPVHPLTKGLQDRNARQVIKRVVDALTPTLPDPLPIELRERAGLLPLGVAISQIHFPDSWAMVQRARQRLGFDEFLYIQLGVLQRKRLYQGVQGQPIAFNQAIHDAYLSSLPFALTNAQTRTFNEICRDMERPVPMTRLVQGDVGSGKTAVAAAALVQAVAAGFQGAMMAPTEILAEQHYRGLKKLLANVKIPGRETNSNGDWRDKLDQEKRNRLAQIKQLLMLADEPEPEPGGIRVALLTGSLKARQRREALKLIADGEVDIIIGTHALIQANVDYQALGLAVVDEQHRFGVEQREALKRKGFNPHLLVMTATPIPRSLALTIYGDLDVSVIDERPPGRQPIRTKWITSGERSKAYKHMRKEIAAGRQAFVICPLVEESEKLEDVKSAIVEQEHLQHEIFPDLKVGLIHGRMTSGEKDTIMAQFRDREFDILVATAVVEVGIDIPNATTIMIEGAERFGLAQLHQFRGRVGRGSHQSFCVLVSDKEDNDVTVARLSSMEESEDGFRLAEIDLELRGPGEFFGIRQSGTPDLKVAQLTDTRLLHAARIEAERILKLDPELELPEHGKVREKLQAFWAGMETQSN, from the coding sequence ATGCAAGCAAATCAGCATATTATTGAACTTGGCAAAACCTTGGCCGCCGAAGAAAAGGCTGGCTGCGATGATACTGCGACCAACCAAGGCATCAGCATATTTCTGCGTGAATGGCAGGCCCAACATCCCCAAGCTTTACACGAACCAGTCGTGCAGGGCGTGCTTGATGCACTCGATGGCTACTCCGATTTGAGCCATGCTGAACGTGAGGCTCGTTTGAGTGTCGCGCTTGATCGGCTACGCAATTTGTTTCGCAAACAGCCCAAAGCTCCGGCTGAACCCGTGGGTGCTGTGCCGCCAATCGATACCTTGTTGAAAAATTTGCAAGGCATTGGGCCAAGCACCGCCCGTTCATTCGCCCGACTCGATGTGCATACGCTCGAAGATTTGCTGTATCACGTGCCCCATCGCTACGACGATTTCAGCAAACGCAAGCAGATTTGCGATTTGGTGGTGGGCGAAACCGATACGGTGATTGTGACCGTTGATGCGATCAAAAGCTTCAATGCTAAAGGCCGCCAGGGCGTAGAAATTACCGTTGGCGATGATACGGGCGTGCTCAAGGCCTCGTGGTTTCGTGGTACGTGGATGGCCAAGCAATTTCGCGAAGGCATGCGGATTGTGCTCAGTGGCAAAGTCAGCATGTTCCGCGAAATGAAATCGATGAGCAACCCACAGTGGGAGCCATTTGTTGAAGACGATTTGGTGCATACAGGCCGACTTGTACCTGTTCACCCACTGACCAAAGGCTTGCAAGATCGCAATGCCCGTCAAGTGATTAAACGGGTTGTTGATGCCTTGACCCCAACCTTGCCCGACCCACTGCCGATTGAACTACGCGAACGAGCTGGATTATTGCCCTTGGGCGTTGCGATCAGCCAAATTCATTTTCCCGATAGCTGGGCGATGGTGCAACGTGCTCGCCAACGCTTGGGCTTTGATGAATTTTTGTATATTCAGTTGGGCGTATTGCAGCGCAAACGGCTGTATCAAGGGGTGCAAGGCCAGCCAATTGCTTTTAATCAAGCGATTCATGATGCCTACCTGAGTAGCTTGCCCTTTGCTTTGACCAATGCCCAAACCCGGACATTCAACGAAATTTGCCGTGACATGGAGCGACCCGTGCCTATGACGCGGTTGGTGCAGGGCGACGTTGGTTCGGGCAAAACGGCGGTGGCGGCGGCGGCCTTGGTGCAAGCAGTCGCGGCAGGCTTTCAAGGGGCGATGATGGCTCCAACCGAAATTTTGGCCGAGCAACATTATCGGGGGCTGAAAAAATTACTCGCAAACGTCAAAATTCCAGGCCGTGAAACCAACAGCAACGGCGATTGGCGCGATAAGCTTGATCAAGAGAAACGCAATCGATTAGCCCAAATTAAGCAATTGTTGATGCTTGCCGACGAGCCAGAACCTGAGCCAGGTGGCATTCGAGTTGCGCTGCTGACAGGTAGCCTCAAAGCTCGCCAACGCCGTGAAGCACTCAAACTGATCGCTGATGGCGAAGTTGATATCATTATTGGAACCCATGCCCTGATTCAGGCCAATGTCGATTATCAGGCACTCGGTTTGGCGGTGGTCGATGAGCAACATCGTTTTGGGGTCGAGCAGCGTGAGGCACTCAAACGCAAGGGCTTCAATCCACATCTGTTGGTAATGACTGCCACGCCAATTCCGCGCTCGTTGGCCTTGACGATTTACGGCGATCTTGATGTTTCGGTAATCGACGAACGCCCACCAGGCCGCCAGCCAATTCGCACCAAATGGATCACCTCGGGCGAACGCAGCAAAGCCTACAAACATATGCGCAAGGAGATTGCGGCTGGTCGCCAAGCCTTTGTGATTTGCCCCTTGGTTGAGGAAAGCGAAAAACTCGAAGATGTAAAATCGGCAATTGTTGAGCAAGAGCATTTGCAACACGAGATTTTCCCTGATCTCAAGGTGGGCTTGATTCATGGCCGCATGACTTCGGGCGAAAAAGACACGATTATGGCTCAGTTTCGTGACCGTGAATTTGATATTTTGGTGGCAACGGCGGTGGTTGAAGTTGGGATTGATATTCCCAATGCTACAACAATTATGATTGAAGGGGCTGAGCGCTTTGGTTTAGCTCAATTGCACCAGTTTCGTGGGCGGGTTGGGCGGGGTAGCCATCAATCGTTTTGTGTGTTGGTCAGCGATAAAGAAGATAATGATGTCACGGTGGCGCGGCTTTCATCGATGGAAGAGAGCGAGGATGGCTTTCGCTTGGCTGAAATTGACCTTGAATTGCGTGGGCCAGGCGAGTTTTTTGGCATTCGTCAGAGCGGCACACCTGATCTCAAAGTTGCCCAGTTGACTGATACGCGCTTGCTGCATGCGGCCCGGATTGAGGCTGAACGAATATTGAAGCTTGATCCTGAATTGGAATTGCCTGAGCATGGCAAAGTTCGTGAAAAATTACAAGCTTTTTGGGCGGGCATGGAAACCCAAAGCAACTAG